The following coding sequences lie in one Phragmites australis chromosome 8, lpPhrAust1.1, whole genome shotgun sequence genomic window:
- the LOC133927072 gene encoding protein STRUBBELIG-RECEPTOR FAMILY 8-like, whose amino-acid sequence MAALAIALAGVLLALAAVAEADTDAADVAALGNLYTSWNSPPQLTGWSADGGDPCGAAWKGVSCSGSVVTSIKVSGMGLNGTLGYQLSSLQALKTMDLSNNNLHDSIPYQLPANLSYLNLARNNFSSNLPYFISNMVSLDYLNLSHNSLFQEIGELFGNLNSLSELDISFNNLTGNLPISMSSLSKLSSLYMQNNQLSGTVNVLSNLSLATLNIANNNFSGMIPQEFSSISNLIVGGNSFVNMPASPPPTLMPPLENPRDQPNYPQGPISAPIDLDDKKQGLQTGSLIGIAVCSIAAASCVLFVLVFCLHNTRKRNDNGSSEPKDIIGSLAVNIERASNQEIHNNNHGNAVLATSVLQPTGKMTPERVHGTNVSIAKKTKVPVTATSYTVAALQVATNSFCQDSLLGEGSLGRVYKADFPDGKVLAVKKIDSAALSLYEEDNFLEVASNISRLRHPNIVLLTGYCVEHGQRLLVYEYIGNGTLHDILHYCDEASKKLTWTTRVKIALGTARALEYLHEVCLPPLVHRNFKSSNILLDEEYSPHLSDCGLAALSPNPEREVSSEVVGSFGYSAPEFAMSGTYTVKSDVYSFGVVMLELLTGRKPLDSSRERSEQSLVRWATPQLHDIDLLAKMVDPAMDGLYPAKSLSRFADIIAICVQPEPEFRPPMSEVVQQLVRLMQRASIIRRHSDDLGFSYRVPEREGGAGDIF is encoded by the exons ATGGCGGCACTGGCCATCGCTCTGGCCGGCGTCCTCCTCGCGCTTGCGGCGGTGGCGGAAGCCGACACCGACGCCGCCGATG TTGCGGCCTTGGGGAATCTCTACACCTCCTGGAACAGCCCGCCGCAGCTCACCGGATGGTCGGCCGACGGCGGCGACCCCTGCGGGGCCGCGTGGAAGGGCGTCTCCTGCTCGGGCTCCGTTGTCACCTCAAT CAAGGTTTCTGGTATGGGGCTGAATGGTACTCTTGGTTACCAGTTGTCAAGTCTACAGGCATTGAAAACAAT GGACTTAAGTAACAACAACTTGCATGATTCAATTCCTTACCAGTTGCCAGCAAACCTTAGCTATCT GAATTTGGCGAGAAATAACTTCTCTAGTAATCTGCCGTACTTTATATCCAACATGGTTTCACTTGACTACCT CAATCTCAGCCACAACTCACTATTTCAGGAAATTGGTGAACTATTTGGAAACCTCAATTCACTTTCAGAACT AGATATATCTTTCAACAACCTGACGGGGAATCTTCCGATTTCTATGAGCTCTCTGTCAAAACTTTCTAGCCT TTATATGCAAAATAATCAACTATCAGGCACAGTTAATGTCCTCAGCAACCTAAGTCTTGCTACACT AAATATTGCAAACAACAATTTCAGCGGCATGATACCACAAGAATTCAGCTCCATTTCGAATTTGAT AGTTGGCGGAAACTCATTTGTCAATATGCCTGCCTCCCCACCACCAACTCTCATGCCACCTCTGGAGAATCCACGTGATCAGCCAAACTATCCTCAGGGGCCTATAAGTGCTCCTATTGATCTAGACGACAAGAAGCAAGGTCTGCAAACAGGTTCACTTATAGGGATAGCTGTTTGCTCAATAGCTGCTGCCTCATGTGTACTTTTCGTGCTGGTATTCTGCCTTCACAATACCCGAAAAAGAAATGATAATGGGAGCAGTGAACCAAAAGATATTATAGGTTCTCTTGCAGTAAACATAGAGAGAG CATCTAATCAGGAAATCCATAACAACAACCATGGGAATGCTGTTCTAGCAACTTCAGTTCTCCAACCTACTGGAAAAATGACTCCGGAGAGAGTACATGGTACAAATGTTTCTATTGCAAAAAAGACAAAGGTTCCTGTGACAGCAACTTCATATACTGTTGCTGCTCTCCAAGTTGCTACGAATAGCTTTTGTCAAGACTCTCTCCTAGGCGAGGGTTCACTTGGCCGTGTTTACAAGGCTGATTTTCCCGATGGGAAG GTACTTGCTGTGAAGAAGATAGACAGCGCTGCACTTTCCTTGTATGAAGAAGATAACTTTCTCGAGGTTGCCTCAAACATCTCACGACTCAGACACCCGAACATTGTGCTGCTTACAGGCTATTGTGTTGAACATGGGCAAAGGCTTCTTGTATATGAGTACATCGGAAATGGAACACTGCATGATATATTGCACTATTGTGATGAAGCAAGCAAGAAACTTACATGGACGACCCGTGTGAAGATTGCACTAGGCACTGCTCGGGCTTTAGA GTACCTGCATGAGGTGTGCCTGCCTCCTCTTGTACATAGAAATTTCAAGTCATCAAATATTCTTCTTGATGAAGAGTACAGTCCACATCTGTCTGACTGTGGGCTTGCTGCCCTGTCACCAAATCCTGAGAGAGAG GTTTCATCTGAGGTGGTTGGCTCTTTTGGATATAGTGCCCCCGAGTTTGCCATGTCAGGAACATATACTGTAAAGAGTGATGTGTACAGTTTTGGAGTAGTGATGTTAGAGCTATTGACAGGCCGTAAGCCATTAGATAG CTCCAGAGAGAGGTCAGAACAGTCTCTTGTCAGATGGGCTACTCCGCAGCTTCACGATATTGATTTACTTGCCAAGATGGTCGATCCAGCGATGGATGGGTTGTACCCTGCAAAATCGCTCTCCCGGTTCGCTGACATAATTGCAATCTGTGTCCAG CCGGAACCGGAGTTCCGTCCACCTATGTCCGAAGTTGTCCAGCAGCTCGTGCGCCTGATGCAGAGGGCTAGCATAATAAGGCGACACTCAGATGATCTGGGATTCTCGTACAGGGTCCCCGAGCGCGAAGGAGGAGCCGGCGACATCTTCTGA